In a single window of the Elaeis guineensis isolate ETL-2024a chromosome 4, EG11, whole genome shotgun sequence genome:
- the LOC105043873 gene encoding uncharacterized protein: MGSLNPRPLDLMLFYKMERDFYNRLIRELGQVRESIELVMALWLWFESIGHHDFIRHVAACQDDVVLRFIAEGEACLDHLMGNRDPSRSDELPFTNFLMAEPIDLRFFEYHRDIAFDGVRFFLENVCRIILDDALMERVARDSSHPDHRRVLSSGGLRIGGPSSKPCNEDEVEAMSDMTPATPPSSHSVLNPMARPWSPETDHTPEEQRSMFITFSMGYPIAREDIRDFFNTRYGPCVETVMIEKASARQRPMYGRLVFRSASTIAVVLNGQQTAKFVIKGKHLWARIYLPRRN, from the exons ATGGGCTCGCTGAATCCTCGACCTCTTGATCTTATGCTCTTCTACAAGATGGAGAGGGACTTCTATAACCGGCTTATTAGAGAGTTGGGCCAGGTTCGAGAGAGTATAGAGCTTGTCATGGCCTTGTGGCTCTGGTTTGAGTCCATTGGCCACCACGACTTCATCCGGCACGTCGCCGCCTGCCAGGACGACGTCGTCCTCCGCTTCATCGCCGAGGGCGAGGCCTGTCTGGATCACCTCATGGGCAACCGGGACCCCAGCCGGAGCGACGAGCTTCCCTTCACCAACTTCCTCATGGCCGAGCCCATAGACCTCCGGTTCTTCGAGTACCACCGGGACATAGCATTCGACGGGGTGCGGTTCTTCCTCGAGAATGTGTGCCGAATCATCCTCGACGATGCACTGATGGAGAGGGTTGCCAGAGATTCGAGCCACCCCGATCACCGTCGAGTGCTCTCGAGCGGCGGCTTACGCATTGGCGGGCCTTCATCGAAGCCCTGCAACGAAGATGAGGTCGAAGCAATGAGCGACATGACTCCCGCTACGCCACCTTCGTCGCACTCCGTGTTGAATCCCATGGCTAGACCCTGGTCCCCGGAAACGGATCACACGCCGGAGGAGCAGAGGTCCATGTTCATCACATTTTCCATGGGGTACCCTATCGCCAGAGAGGATATCAGAGACTTCTTTAATac GCGATATGGGCCGTGCGTGGAGACCGTGATGATAGAGAAGGCGTCGGCAAGGCAGCGGCCGATGTACGGGAGATTGGTGTTTAGAAGTGCTTCGACGATCGCGGTAGTGCTGAATGGGCAGCAGACTGCAAAGTTTGTCATCAAGGGGAAGCACCTGTGGGCGCGGATTTATCTCCCTCGCCGGAACTAG